Proteins from a genomic interval of Tenacibaculum sp. SZ-18:
- a CDS encoding biotin/lipoyl-containing protein — protein sequence MIKSFLNFLFPGYSEHKKEQKDNLNYQKPDVHRGNDTAIDSSNKESLTETNNITTIKIPDLGFKENSVVTKWKVKENDWVKKGDVLCEVDVGKYIMELESFIEGKIIWTCDLNKLIPINSEICKIQGSIFVDENRRF from the coding sequence ATGATAAAATCATTTTTAAACTTTTTATTCCCAGGTTATTCAGAACATAAAAAAGAACAAAAAGATAATTTAAATTATCAAAAACCTGATGTGCATAGAGGAAACGACACTGCAATCGATTCATCTAATAAAGAATCACTTACAGAAACCAACAATATCACTACGATAAAAATTCCTGATCTAGGATTTAAAGAAAACTCAGTAGTTACGAAGTGGAAAGTAAAAGAAAATGATTGGGTAAAAAAAGGAGATGTTTTATGTGAAGTAGATGTTGGAAAATACATAATGGAGTTGGAAAGTTTCATAGAGGGTAAAATAATTTGGACTTGTGATTTAAATAAATTAATACCAATTAATTCTGAAATTTGTAAAATTCAAGGATCAATTTTCGTAGATGAGAACCGTCGTTTTTAA
- a CDS encoding WG repeat-containing protein, translating into MKKKQILCILALFCLGLINSQNKLNVSKKLYPIIENGLWGYIDSSGKQIIKPKFKSASLFEENLAAVRLNGNYGYIDVTGAFKIHPKFDMAHKFQNGIALVYIDGKPFLINKKGDKLFDHNYSEIKKSSEENIYFVRNKKGKFGLITKSGKKIISPIFTRVGSFSNERLIVHKNKKTGVIDTNGKWIIPLGKYDKIYPFKNGLALVTIPGVKENEDDQAFINVNDKIEFKIPYDNWRLEYGYEFFNDDVACIKITPSQSNNLIISNSDKLPDYAGVINTDGNVLFSNKDFKEITPFSNDAAFVENFKNKYWLINSKGEIISPEITDLVHDTYDVKPEKLFENGIDFVKTKDGWGVINTKGEFIKKPREFDFDYSHVSRSGRFLILHQDISIENDSYSYQYGFWDSQNDIVIEPQFFRLEFLHNNDLIYVLNNKGEVGYIDYKGNYIWKHKENKEIKKLNIDYMNRGYFYASSPYKKELAGYGGWGGSNNNFQKNNDVTKLENEKFEVYVDSEIKDIYKKEYNGIKLFVRNNSKDTIFFDAQDSRLDLKIQAKDKKGKWRDIEYSPNSWCGNSYHSLFLPYNHFWEFTIPVYEGEFQTELRAKLSYKKTLEGKEKSIYSNNFKGSVNPAQFWRKQTYYSKGLMDPYND; encoded by the coding sequence ATGAAAAAGAAACAAATACTTTGTATCCTAGCACTTTTTTGTCTAGGTCTTATAAATAGTCAAAACAAACTAAACGTCTCAAAAAAACTATATCCAATAATCGAAAATGGGTTGTGGGGTTATATTGATAGTTCAGGAAAACAAATTATCAAACCAAAATTTAAATCTGCCTCTTTATTTGAAGAAAATTTAGCCGCAGTGAGACTCAACGGAAATTATGGTTACATCGATGTTACTGGAGCATTTAAAATCCATCCAAAATTTGATATGGCTCATAAATTTCAAAATGGAATTGCACTAGTTTACATTGATGGAAAACCATTTCTCATAAATAAAAAAGGCGACAAGTTATTTGATCATAACTATAGTGAAATCAAAAAGTCTAGTGAGGAAAACATCTATTTTGTTCGCAATAAGAAAGGAAAATTTGGACTTATTACTAAATCTGGAAAGAAAATTATTTCTCCAATATTTACTCGTGTTGGTTCTTTTTCAAATGAACGTTTAATCGTTCATAAAAACAAAAAAACTGGTGTAATCGACACAAATGGAAAATGGATAATCCCTTTAGGAAAATATGACAAAATTTACCCTTTTAAAAATGGCTTGGCGTTAGTAACAATACCTGGTGTAAAAGAAAATGAAGATGACCAAGCTTTTATTAATGTCAATGATAAAATAGAATTTAAAATTCCTTATGATAATTGGAGATTAGAATATGGTTACGAGTTTTTTAATGATGATGTTGCTTGCATTAAAATTACGCCTTCGCAATCCAATAACTTAATAATTTCAAATTCAGACAAACTTCCAGATTACGCTGGAGTAATTAACACAGATGGAAATGTTTTATTCAGCAATAAAGACTTTAAGGAAATTACACCTTTTTCAAATGATGCAGCCTTTGTAGAAAACTTCAAAAACAAATACTGGCTAATAAATTCGAAGGGAGAGATTATTAGTCCAGAAATTACTGACTTAGTACATGATACTTATGATGTAAAACCTGAAAAGCTATTTGAAAATGGAATCGATTTTGTTAAAACAAAAGATGGTTGGGGCGTTATTAATACCAAAGGAGAATTCATAAAAAAGCCAAGAGAATTTGATTTTGATTATAGTCATGTGAGTCGATCTGGAAGATTCTTAATTCTTCATCAAGACATAAGTATAGAAAATGATTCTTACTCTTATCAATATGGTTTTTGGGATTCACAAAATGACATTGTAATTGAACCTCAATTTTTTAGATTAGAATTTTTACACAACAATGACCTTATCTATGTTTTAAATAATAAAGGAGAAGTCGGATACATCGATTATAAGGGAAATTATATTTGGAAGCATAAAGAGAATAAAGAAATCAAAAAATTGAATATCGACTATATGAATAGAGGTTATTTTTATGCTTCTTCTCCATATAAAAAAGAACTTGCTGGTTATGGCGGTTGGGGTGGTTCAAATAATAATTTTCAAAAAAACAATGATGTAACTAAACTTGAAAATGAAAAATTCGAGGTGTATGTTGATTCTGAAATAAAAGATATTTACAAGAAAGAATATAATGGCATTAAATTATTTGTTCGTAATAATTCTAAAGACACAATTTTCTTTGATGCTCAGGATAGCAGACTGGATTTAAAAATTCAAGCAAAAGATAAAAAAGGGAAATGGAGAGATATTGAATATTCACCAAACAGTTGGTGCGGAAATAGCTACCATTCTTTGTTCTTACCTTATAATCATTTTTGGGAATTTACCATCCCTGTTTATGAAGGTGAATTTCAAACTGAACTAAGAGCAAAGTTATCTTATAAAAAGACTCTTGAGGGTAAAGAAAAATCAATTTACAGTAATAATTTTAAAGGTAGTGTAAATCCAGCTCAATTCTGGAGGAAACAAACCTATTATTCAAAAGGACTAATGGATCCATACAATGATTAA
- a CDS encoding tetratricopeptide repeat protein yields the protein MKKVFLLLVFITSLNFSQNKQSNFSFDTNFFDAVDKWVVFPNTDSSLVHAYGFIYLDNTAGFTFDFENKLVVLEDGLKNLKRETEPGTVKYRLEPNTNKVVILTDEQIKELNLPKVPTWLSLYKEGSNEISYLKNEGYHYNHVGACENALKPLLKAYKMNPHFEGLEFELAYAYNHLKKYEEAIPILKKALKNNPKDFYFFRELGYSYVHLGKIKKAESTYTKGIEISNNDFEKSEMALNMAQAYFKLKNRKKFDQWAKLTRKYAQKNADYVKYIESFEKNWYEE from the coding sequence ATGAAAAAAGTCTTTTTATTACTAGTATTTATAACCAGTTTAAATTTCTCACAAAATAAGCAATCCAATTTCAGCTTTGACACCAATTTTTTTGATGCTGTTGATAAATGGGTAGTTTTCCCAAATACTGACTCTAGTCTTGTACATGCTTATGGTTTTATTTATCTAGATAATACTGCAGGTTTTACTTTTGACTTTGAAAACAAGTTAGTTGTTCTTGAAGACGGATTAAAAAATTTAAAAAGAGAAACTGAACCTGGAACAGTAAAATATAGACTAGAACCGAACACTAATAAAGTTGTTATTTTAACAGATGAACAAATAAAAGAATTAAACTTACCCAAAGTTCCGACATGGTTATCTTTGTATAAAGAAGGCTCTAATGAAATTAGTTATTTAAAAAACGAAGGATATCATTACAACCATGTTGGAGCCTGTGAAAATGCCTTGAAACCATTGTTAAAAGCTTACAAGATGAACCCTCATTTTGAAGGATTAGAATTTGAATTGGCCTATGCATATAATCATCTAAAAAAATATGAAGAGGCAATTCCAATATTAAAGAAAGCATTAAAAAACAATCCGAAAGATTTCTATTTTTTCCGTGAACTGGGTTACTCTTATGTGCATTTAGGTAAAATTAAAAAAGCAGAAAGTACTTATACTAAAGGAATTGAGATTTCAAATAATGACTTTGAAAAAAGCGAAATGGCTTTAAACATGGCTCAGGCTTATTTCAAACTAAAAAACAGAAAAAAATTCGATCAATGGGCTAAGCTTACTAGAAAATACGCTCAGAAAAATGCTGACTATGTAAAGTACATTGAATCATTCGAGAAAAACTGGTATGAAGAATAA